A part of Parvimonas micra genomic DNA contains:
- a CDS encoding ABC transporter permease produces MKRYFKFIDTIIIFTLVFCLFTFILFPFLKVFYSTFFNDGKFTLEGFAFLKIQSKLLYNSIFVAFFATIITTIVSVSIGIFCFTIRKSVKKLISCVLMITMISPPFVSSLAYIKLFGRRGFITHDIFNLSLNAYGSFGVILMQSIGLISLSALMIISSLDGIDKEQINSARSLGAKTNNIILDIILPQLLPSIKVVAILSFIRSIADFSTPLIIGGSFETLASKSYNVFISDGNIVQAGAMNIILCIPVIFTFIFYIKNSKIISNTNFGSNISEVNIEKKGIIFSFAVFLSTVFLILLILQYSSIVLSAFTDYSKGKLYFTFGHFAGIKNYIDKTVFRSIYYSLISAFFGSLIGLLLQYYIHIRKVKFLRIFDFIATMPYMLPGTFFGIGYILAFNNYPIYITGTALIVILNVTFKQLPFSTKIFSSSLETIDENQILSAKDLGANEFYIFKDVILSHTKNHFVISMINGFNSTMTTVGSIIFIVYPAQKVLTLVMFDVINSGKYNTASVLALLIILICLSFSLLFMLINYILNKLGDFYVFRSKKFM; encoded by the coding sequence ATGAAAAGATATTTTAAATTTATAGATACAATTATTATATTTACTCTTGTTTTTTGTTTATTTACTTTTATTTTATTTCCTTTTTTAAAAGTTTTTTATTCTACTTTTTTCAATGATGGAAAATTTACTTTAGAAGGATTTGCATTTTTAAAAATACAGAGTAAACTTTTATATAATTCAATTTTTGTAGCATTTTTTGCTACTATAATTACAACAATTGTTTCAGTTTCAATTGGAATTTTTTGTTTTACTATAAGAAAAAGTGTAAAGAAATTAATCTCATGTGTATTAATGATTACAATGATATCTCCGCCTTTTGTTTCATCATTAGCATATATAAAACTTTTTGGACGTAGGGGATTTATAACTCATGATATTTTTAACCTTTCATTAAATGCTTATGGATCTTTTGGTGTTATTCTAATGCAAAGTATAGGTCTTATATCATTGAGTGCTCTTATGATTATTTCTTCTCTTGATGGTATTGATAAGGAACAGATAAACAGTGCAAGATCACTTGGAGCAAAGACAAATAATATCATTTTAGATATTATTTTACCTCAATTATTGCCTAGTATAAAAGTTGTTGCAATTTTGAGTTTTATAAGAAGTATTGCCGATTTTTCTACACCTTTAATAATAGGTGGATCCTTTGAAACTTTAGCTTCAAAATCATATAATGTTTTCATTTCTGATGGAAATATTGTTCAAGCTGGAGCGATGAATATAATACTTTGTATTCCGGTTATTTTTACTTTTATATTTTATATAAAGAACTCAAAAATAATCTCAAATACAAACTTTGGATCTAATATATCAGAAGTAAATATTGAAAAGAAAGGTATTATTTTTTCTTTCGCTGTTTTTTTATCAACAGTATTTTTGATTTTATTAATTTTACAGTACAGTTCAATAGTTTTATCTGCTTTTACAGATTATTCAAAAGGAAAATTGTATTTTACATTTGGACATTTTGCAGGAATAAAAAATTATATAGATAAAACTGTTTTTAGAAGTATTTATTATTCATTAATTTCAGCTTTTTTTGGAAGCTTAATAGGACTATTACTGCAATATTATATTCATATAAGAAAAGTAAAATTTCTAAGGATATTTGATTTTATTGCTACAATGCCATACATGTTACCGGGAACTTTCTTTGGTATTGGTTATATATTAGCTTTTAATAATTATCCAATTTACATTACAGGAACGGCTTTGATTGTGATTTTAAATGTTACTTTTAAACAACTTCCTTTTTCTACAAAAATATTTAGTTCAAGTTTAGAAACAATAGATGAGAATCAAATTTTAAGTGCTAAGGACTTAGGTGCCAATGAATTTTATATTTTTAAAGATGTAATACTATCACATACGAAAAATCATTTTGTCATAAGTATGATAAACGGATTTAACAGTACTATGACTACAGTGGGGTCTATAATTTTTATCGTTTATCCTGCACAAAAAGTTTTAACTCTTGTCATGTTTGATGTTATAAATAGTGGTAAATATAATACAGCATCAGTTTTAGCTCTATTGATAATTCTGATTTGTTTAAGTTTTAGTTTGCTATTTATGTTGATTAATTATATTTTAAATAAATTAGGAGATTTTTATGTTTTTAGAAGTAAAAAATTTATGTAA
- a CDS encoding ABC transporter ATP-binding protein, translating to MFLEVKNLCKNYGKKEVLKDINFSLDEGNILCILGPSGCGKTTILNSIGGFIKNNSGRIILDGEDVTLLSPETRNISTVFQSYGLFSNKNVLENVAYGLKFRNVKKQDRMKQSMEILKIVGLEGYENKKIHELSGGQRQRVALARSLVINPRLILLDEPFSNLDKNLRNTMRNEIKKLVKYFKMTTILVTHDQEDAFIMADKVILMNEGKIIQNSTITELYNFPNSEFSLSFIGNSNKFDKENFIRPEKIKIVDYETDIPANIFEKQFRGAFIEYQLKLKGNDEKILKVIELNTGKEKNIGDDVFIEYKVQKLSN from the coding sequence ATGTTTTTAGAAGTAAAAAATTTATGTAAAAATTATGGGAAAAAAGAAGTTTTAAAAGATATTAATTTTTCTCTTGATGAAGGAAATATTCTATGTATATTAGGACCTTCCGGTTGCGGAAAAACCACTATTTTAAATTCGATTGGAGGTTTTATTAAAAATAATTCCGGACGAATTATTTTAGATGGTGAAGACGTAACTTTATTAAGTCCGGAAACTAGAAATATTTCTACTGTTTTTCAATCTTATGGATTATTTAGTAACAAAAATGTTTTGGAAAATGTGGCTTATGGATTAAAATTTAGAAATGTAAAAAAACAAGACAGAATGAAACAGTCTATGGAAATTTTAAAAATAGTTGGGCTTGAAGGATATGAAAACAAAAAAATTCATGAGTTATCTGGAGGTCAAAGGCAAAGAGTTGCTCTTGCCAGAAGTTTGGTTATAAATCCAAGACTTATTTTACTTGACGAACCTTTTTCAAATCTTGATAAAAACTTAAGAAATACAATGAGAAATGAGATAAAAAAACTTGTAAAATATTTTAAAATGACAACAATACTTGTAACTCATGACCAAGAAGATGCTTTTATAATGGCAGATAAAGTTATTTTGATGAATGAAGGAAAAATAATTCAAAACTCAACCATTACAGAGCTATATAATTTTCCGAATAGTGAATTTTCTCTTTCATTTATTGGAAATTCAAATAAATTTGACAAAGAGAATTTTATTAGACCCGAAAAAATAAAAATAGTTGACTATGAAACTGATATTCCTGCTAATATTTTTGAAAAACAATTTAGAGGGGCGTTTATAGAATATCAGCTAAAATTAAAGGGAAATGATGAAAAAATTTTAAAAGTTATAGAATTAAATACAGGAAAAGAGAAAAACATTGGAGATGATGTTTTTATTGAGTACAAAGTACAAAAACTTTCAAATTAA
- the cdaA gene encoding diadenylate cyclase CdaA, which produces MGLDKLVFLLSTIRITDVIDIFIVSFMFYKLFALIRGTRATQLIKGILFIFIGSKLSEFFKLYTISWILNNAVTVGFIAILIVFQPELRRILEHIGNNKLLKPVNFEESRSNANVIEEIVKATYSLAGKKIGALMVLERKTGLRDIIETGISLNSDISYELLMNIFIPNTPLHDGAVVISNDHIIAASCFLPLTDNKQISMELGTRHRAGIGISEKSDAIVIVVSEETGYVSICEKSKINRNVSKEYLLNYLVENFVVEEKNTNSFKEIFQNLFENKEISKESVTKEELKEEVKKEIIDDIKEEVSEIVENQGDKVVKKD; this is translated from the coding sequence ATGGGTTTAGATAAATTAGTTTTTTTGTTATCAACAATAAGGATAACAGATGTTATAGATATATTTATAGTCAGTTTTATGTTTTATAAGTTATTTGCTTTGATAAGAGGAACAAGAGCAACTCAGCTTATAAAGGGAATTTTATTCATTTTTATAGGTTCAAAACTTAGTGAATTTTTTAAACTTTATACTATAAGTTGGATTTTAAATAATGCGGTTACTGTTGGATTTATTGCTATTCTAATTGTATTTCAACCGGAACTTAGGAGAATTTTGGAACATATTGGAAATAATAAACTTTTAAAACCGGTTAATTTTGAAGAATCTAGAAGTAATGCTAACGTTATTGAAGAAATTGTTAAGGCAACTTATTCTTTAGCAGGTAAAAAAATAGGGGCGCTGATGGTTTTAGAGAGAAAAACCGGACTTAGAGATATTATTGAAACCGGTATTTCTTTAAATTCTGATATTTCTTATGAATTACTTATGAATATATTTATTCCTAATACTCCTTTGCATGATGGAGCAGTTGTTATAAGTAATGATCATATTATAGCAGCATCTTGTTTTTTGCCATTAACAGATAACAAACAAATTTCTATGGAGTTAGGAACAAGACATAGGGCAGGTATTGGTATTTCCGAAAAATCTGATGCTATAGTAATTGTTGTTAGTGAAGAAACAGGATATGTTTCTATTTGTGAAAAATCAAAAATAAATAGAAATGTTTCAAAGGAGTATTTATTGAATTACTTGGTTGAAAATTTTGTTGTTGAAGAAAAAAATACAAATTCCTTTAAAGAAATTTTCCAAAATTTATTTGAAAACAAAGAAATTTCAAAAGAATCTGTAACAAAGGAAGAACTTAAAGAGGAAGTTAAAAAAGAAATTATTGACGATATAAAAGAAGAAGTTAGTGAAATTGTTGAAAATCAAGGTGATAAAGTTGTTAAAAAAGATTAA
- a CDS encoding CdaR family protein — MIKLLKKINIKSIIELVKKDFKLKLISLSVGIVMWFLVIGGVNPVVTRQFTDVPVSFKNQSVLESRKLIRVSPENPTVTVTITGKRSDVYSVNKSDIVAEVNLQNGITSGAHRLSINYKVPYNVQFKSASDNDLLVTLDEEISKTYKVEVETIGQIKNKNQVVAKKEPADSEVVVKGPVSYVNKVKRVRCVVDVTNKDGDEVVQSKIVPVDELNKEVKKVSLSKTDTNVSIGFKNFKEVPIKLVEINSPPSDVRILKKDIVPNIISIVGNLTSLEQISQINTKPFDLSQIKESGSYNLNLELPSDVTLVNNDLKVVINIDVDKKIEKTLEIDTSNIEIENESGKDILLKGLQDKVKVTVRGYESDLAKLNAEDIRLYISVKKEDVGKNVQIKAKNIENIEIAKISNDIVQAIGK; from the coding sequence GTGATAAAGTTGTTAAAAAAGATTAATATAAAGAGTATAATTGAGTTAGTAAAAAAAGATTTTAAATTAAAATTAATTTCGTTATCTGTTGGGATTGTTATGTGGTTTCTAGTAATTGGAGGAGTTAATCCTGTGGTTACAAGACAATTTACTGATGTCCCTGTAAGTTTTAAGAATCAATCTGTTTTAGAATCTAGAAAATTGATAAGAGTTAGTCCTGAAAATCCAACGGTAACGGTTACTATAACAGGAAAAAGAAGTGACGTTTATTCTGTGAATAAGAGTGATATTGTTGCAGAAGTAAATTTACAAAATGGAATAACATCTGGAGCACATAGATTATCTATTAACTATAAGGTTCCATATAATGTTCAGTTTAAATCAGCTTCAGATAATGATTTGCTTGTAACTTTGGATGAAGAGATAAGTAAGACTTATAAAGTAGAAGTAGAAACTATTGGGCAGATAAAAAATAAAAATCAAGTTGTTGCTAAAAAGGAACCTGCAGATTCTGAAGTTGTAGTTAAAGGTCCTGTAAGCTATGTAAATAAAGTAAAGAGAGTTCGTTGTGTAGTGGATGTTACTAATAAGGATGGAGACGAAGTGGTTCAGTCTAAAATTGTTCCTGTTGATGAACTCAATAAAGAAGTCAAAAAGGTCAGTCTTAGCAAAACAGATACCAATGTTTCTATCGGATTTAAGAACTTTAAAGAAGTTCCAATAAAATTGGTAGAGATAAATTCACCGCCTAGTGATGTAAGAATTTTAAAGAAAGATATTGTTCCTAATATAATTTCTATAGTTGGAAATTTGACAAGTTTAGAGCAAATTTCTCAGATAAATACTAAACCTTTTGATTTATCACAAATAAAAGAATCTGGTTCGTATAACCTTAATTTAGAATTGCCATCTGATGTAACACTTGTTAATAATGATCTTAAAGTTGTTATCAATATTGATGTTGATAAAAAAATTGAAAAAACTTTAGAAATAGATACTTCAAATATTGAAATAGAAAATGAATCTGGAAAAGATATTCTCTTGAAGGGTTTACAAGATAAGGTTAAAGTTACTGTAAGAGGTTATGAATCGGATTTGGCTAAACTTAATGCAGAGGATATAAGACTTTACATTTCAGTAAAAAAAGAAGACGTTGGCAAAAATGTTCAAATAAAAGCTAAAAATATTGAAAATATTGAAATCGCAAAGATTTCAAATGATATTGTTCAAGCTATTGGAAAATAA
- a CDS encoding ATP-dependent helicase, which produces MDLLKGLNNKQLEAVEHFGSPLLVLAGAGSGKTKVLTTKIAYAVLEKNVSEYEILAITFTNKAGKEMKERIENIFKRDISSMWIGTFHSICSKILRFNIEKIGYSNNFTIYDRDDQKLVLKEIFKQNLTWESVLGEFKNAIIGIISDAKGKNVKSSEFSKYFSFGNNTDVVEKIYKKYEEILIKNNALDFDDLIFKTIELFKKCPEVLDYYSEKFKYIYVDEYQDTNDAQYEIIKLLASKYKNVCAVGDIDQSIYGWRGANISNILNFENDFPNSKIILLEENYRSTQKILDCANELIKNNVNRKEKNLWTKKEGGDEIIYKSYQNENYEAIEVAQNVSNLIFEGYNLSDIAVLYRANFQSFAIENALRKNSIAYRMVGGLKFYDRKEIKDILAYLKLIANPKDDNAFRRIINYPKRSIGNVSLQKLEEYCYSENISLFDGLFRNEFLDSVSKKLRTEFENFRDMIFGFITCVEDTEVEILIKELLDSIKFVDYLRENEKKEFEKKAENINLFLEEISNSYKGIKLLEYLETNSLLSDIDKTEDSDDTVTLTTIHSAKGLEYKVVFIIGMDEGIFPSERSIKERDDGLEEERRLFYVAITRAKEKLFISSTKSMTMYGKLNLYRVSSFVDEIINYVDDKSINLEFNFDEERVTTSKIRNDAYTDYSRTYVPNADLGRTKLDKPLNHYQKPNKTSSKDVYKVGEKIIHEKYGEGTVIKCEKAGTKVMLMVAFDGEGIKLFDIKKDKRIKRA; this is translated from the coding sequence ATGGATTTATTAAAAGGATTAAATAATAAACAATTAGAGGCTGTGGAGCATTTTGGTTCTCCATTGTTGGTTCTTGCAGGAGCAGGAAGTGGAAAGACTAAGGTATTAACTACAAAAATTGCTTATGCAGTTTTAGAAAAAAATGTAAGTGAATATGAAATTTTAGCTATCACCTTTACAAATAAAGCGGGAAAGGAAATGAAAGAGAGAATAGAAAATATCTTTAAAAGAGATATTTCTAGTATGTGGATAGGGACTTTTCACTCAATTTGCTCTAAAATTTTAAGATTCAATATAGAAAAAATAGGATATTCAAATAATTTTACTATTTATGATAGAGACGATCAAAAGTTAGTTTTAAAAGAGATTTTTAAACAAAATCTTACTTGGGAAAGTGTACTTGGAGAGTTCAAAAATGCTATTATTGGAATTATAAGCGATGCTAAAGGAAAAAATGTTAAATCAAGTGAATTTTCAAAATATTTTTCTTTTGGAAATAATACTGATGTAGTAGAAAAAATTTATAAAAAATATGAGGAAATCTTAATAAAGAATAATGCCTTAGATTTTGACGACCTTATCTTTAAAACTATTGAACTTTTTAAAAAATGTCCTGAAGTTTTGGACTATTATTCCGAAAAATTTAAATATATTTATGTTGATGAATATCAAGACACTAATGATGCCCAATATGAGATTATAAAACTTTTAGCATCTAAATATAAAAATGTATGTGCCGTTGGAGATATCGACCAATCAATTTATGGGTGGAGAGGTGCAAACATTTCAAATATTTTGAATTTCGAAAATGACTTTCCCAATTCAAAAATAATTTTACTTGAAGAAAATTATCGTTCAACACAAAAGATTTTGGATTGTGCTAATGAACTTATAAAAAATAATGTAAATAGAAAAGAAAAAAATCTCTGGACAAAAAAAGAGGGCGGAGATGAAATAATTTATAAAAGCTATCAAAATGAAAATTATGAGGCTATAGAAGTTGCACAAAATGTTTCAAATTTGATTTTTGAAGGTTATAATTTATCAGATATCGCAGTTTTGTATCGTGCAAATTTTCAGTCATTTGCAATTGAAAATGCACTAAGAAAAAATTCTATTGCGTATAGAATGGTCGGTGGTCTAAAGTTTTACGATAGAAAAGAAATTAAAGATATTTTGGCATATTTAAAATTAATTGCAAATCCAAAGGATGATAATGCTTTTAGAAGGATAATAAATTATCCTAAGCGTTCAATTGGAAATGTAAGTTTGCAAAAACTAGAGGAATATTGCTATTCTGAAAATATCAGTCTTTTTGATGGACTATTTAGAAATGAATTTTTGGACTCTGTAAGTAAAAAATTAAGAACTGAATTTGAAAATTTTAGAGATATGATTTTTGGTTTTATCACTTGTGTTGAAGATACTGAAGTTGAAATCTTGATTAAAGAACTTTTAGATTCGATCAAATTTGTAGATTATTTAAGAGAAAATGAAAAGAAAGAGTTTGAAAAAAAGGCAGAAAATATAAATTTATTTTTGGAAGAAATTTCTAATAGTTATAAAGGAATTAAATTATTAGAATACTTAGAAACCAATAGTCTTTTGTCTGATATAGATAAGACTGAAGATTCAGATGATACTGTTACTTTAACTACTATTCATTCTGCAAAAGGACTTGAATATAAAGTTGTATTTATTATAGGAATGGATGAAGGTATATTTCCGAGTGAAAGGTCAATTAAAGAGAGAGATGATGGACTTGAAGAAGAAAGACGACTTTTCTATGTAGCTATTACTAGAGCAAAAGAAAAACTTTTTATTTCTTCAACAAAGAGTATGACTATGTATGGGAAATTAAATCTTTATAGAGTTTCAAGTTTTGTAGATGAAATAATTAATTATGTTGACGATAAAAGTATTAATCTTGAATTTAATTTTGATGAAGAAAGAGTTACTACTTCGAAAATTAGAAATGATGCTTATACAGATTATTCCAGAACTTATGTTCCTAATGCGGATCTTGGAAGAACGAAATTAGATAAACCATTAAATCATTATCAAAAACCAAATAAGACTTCATCTAAAGATGTTTATAAAGTTGGAGAAAAGATTATACATGAAAAATATGGTGAAGGAACTGTAATTAAATGTGAAAAAGCAGGAACAAAGGTTATGCTTATGGTTGCATTTGATGGAGAAGGAATTAAATTATTTGATATAAAAAAAGACAAGCGTATAAAGAGGGCTTAA
- the ligA gene encoding NAD-dependent DNA ligase LigA, with protein sequence MDKMKEIVEKLNLWAYQYYTLDEPSVSDAEYDKLYDELLKLEKETGVILPNSPTQRVGGEVLEKFEKHTHLKELYSLQKAQSFEELKEFHNRCTKLLNEYNSINNSKKTLEYYVEFKFDGLTINLTYDKGILVSASTRGNGVYGEEVFEQVKTIKSIPLEIDYKGLVEIQGEAIMPLSALTKFNETAEVPLKNARNAAAGAIRNLDPKKTASRNLDAFIYNVGFKSDEQFKTQKEMISFLKENKFKVNEYEKKCLNLKEIKDKIREIDVLRKKVDYLTDGVVIKVNDFELREFFGYTNKFPRFAIAYKFEAEEYSTILKEVVWNVGRTGKVTPTAILEPVEIGDVTVQRATLNNYDDILRKKVKINSRVLIRRSNDVIPEILGTMDEDNGNEIEIKMPTHCPYCNSELIRDGVHFFCTNTLACTPQLTSSLVHFSSKNAMNIEGLSEKTIESLFDKLGVDKVYKIYDLKYDELITLEKFKDKKVNNLLNSIEESKKVNLENFIYALGIKNVGIKTAKDLAKKYINLDNLRETTVEELLQINDVGDVVANSIFEFFNDEYSKDALNKLLEKGIEVIPYKEISKSEFTDKKIVITGTFKNYKRKDLEDIFSQNGLIVQSAVAKSTDFLVVGEKAGSKLKKAQELGINIISEKNLEEFLKSIIEK encoded by the coding sequence ATGGATAAAATGAAAGAAATTGTAGAAAAATTAAATCTTTGGGCATATCAGTATTACACTTTAGACGAACCTAGTGTAAGTGATGCTGAGTATGATAAACTCTATGATGAACTTCTTAAATTAGAAAAAGAAACAGGTGTAATTTTGCCAAATTCTCCAACTCAAAGAGTAGGAGGAGAAGTTTTAGAAAAATTTGAAAAACATACACATTTAAAAGAGCTTTACAGTTTACAAAAGGCTCAAAGTTTTGAAGAACTTAAAGAGTTTCATAATAGATGTACTAAACTTTTGAATGAGTATAATTCTATCAATAATTCTAAAAAAACTTTGGAATATTATGTTGAATTTAAATTTGATGGACTGACAATTAATCTAACTTATGATAAAGGAATTTTAGTTTCTGCATCTACTAGAGGAAATGGAGTATATGGAGAAGAAGTTTTTGAACAAGTAAAGACAATAAAAAGTATCCCGCTTGAAATTGATTATAAAGGTTTAGTTGAAATTCAAGGAGAAGCCATTATGCCTCTCTCTGCTCTAACAAAATTTAATGAGACGGCAGAAGTACCTTTAAAGAATGCCAGAAACGCTGCAGCAGGAGCGATTAGAAATCTTGACCCTAAAAAGACAGCTAGTAGAAATTTAGATGCTTTTATTTACAATGTTGGCTTTAAGTCTGATGAGCAATTTAAAACTCAAAAAGAGATGATTTCATTTTTAAAAGAAAATAAATTTAAAGTAAATGAATATGAGAAAAAATGTCTTAATCTAAAAGAGATAAAAGATAAAATAAGAGAAATAGATGTTTTAAGAAAAAAAGTTGATTATTTGACAGATGGTGTTGTAATTAAAGTTAATGACTTTGAACTTAGAGAATTTTTTGGATATACTAATAAATTTCCTAGATTTGCAATAGCTTATAAATTTGAGGCGGAAGAATATAGTACAATTTTAAAAGAAGTTGTTTGGAATGTAGGTAGGACAGGAAAAGTTACTCCTACAGCTATTTTAGAACCAGTTGAAATAGGTGATGTAACTGTTCAAAGGGCAACTTTAAATAATTATGATGATATTTTAAGAAAAAAAGTAAAAATCAATTCAAGAGTTTTGATAAGACGTTCAAATGACGTTATTCCGGAAATTCTTGGAACAATGGATGAAGATAATGGAAATGAGATAGAAATTAAAATGCCAACACATTGTCCTTATTGTAATAGTGAATTGATTAGAGATGGAGTACATTTTTTCTGTACAAACACTCTAGCATGTACACCACAACTAACTTCGTCACTTGTTCATTTTTCTAGTAAAAATGCAATGAACATTGAAGGATTAAGCGAGAAGACTATTGAATCATTGTTTGATAAATTAGGAGTAGATAAGGTCTATAAAATTTATGATTTAAAATATGATGAACTTATCACATTAGAAAAATTTAAGGATAAGAAAGTTAATAATTTATTAAACTCAATAGAAGAGAGTAAAAAGGTAAATTTAGAGAACTTTATTTATGCACTTGGAATTAAAAATGTTGGAATAAAAACTGCAAAAGATTTAGCTAAAAAATATATAAATTTAGATAACTTAAGGGAAACAACTGTTGAAGAACTTTTACAAATTAATGATGTCGGAGACGTTGTAGCTAATTCTATTTTTGAGTTTTTTAATGATGAATATAGCAAAGATGCCTTGAATAAATTACTTGAAAAAGGAATAGAAGTAATTCCTTATAAAGAAATTTCAAAAAGCGAGTTTACAGATAAAAAAATTGTAATAACTGGAACTTTTAAAAATTATAAAAGAAAAGATTTGGAAGATATTTTTTCGCAAAACGGACTTATAGTTCAATCTGCTGTTGCAAAGTCTACTGACTTTTTAGTTGTTGGAGAAAAGGCGGGTTCGAAATTAAAAAAGGCGCAAGAGCTTGGAATAAATATCATCTCTGAAAAAAATCTAGAAGAATTTTTAAAAAGTATTATTGAAAAATAG
- the rpmB gene encoding 50S ribosomal protein L28, protein MSKRCAICDKTKLFGNKVTFSHRKSSRSWGANIRKVRVVVDGSVKRINVCTTCLKSGFVERPSFTSAE, encoded by the coding sequence ATGTCAAAAAGATGTGCAATTTGTGATAAAACAAAATTATTTGGAAATAAAGTAACTTTTTCACATAGAAAGAGCAGTAGATCATGGGGAGCAAATATTAGAAAAGTAAGAGTTGTTGTTGACGGCTCTGTAAAGAGAATTAATGTTTGTACTACATGTTTGAAGAGTGGTTTTGTTGAAAGACCTTCATTTACTTCAGCTGAATAA